The genomic window CTATTACCAGCTGCGTATTGCAAAAATGTAATGACAAGTCATAGATATTTAAGGATCTTGAACTGCACACTTTCGAATGATTGAAAAAGaaagtactaaaaaataaatactgacgacatgattgaaaaaaaggtaACAGTAGTCATTACTAATACATATCCCCTACCTATTACTATAGAGTCCTTGGGGGTGGCgaaaaaatagagcaaaaagAGACATCCTGAAATCAAGATGgctattatatttgataattgccATATCTTATTcagtttaagaatcaataatttgaaaaatatcaatagtaGGTTAAAATActtaatcttattattattttgtagaataaatgatacttcattgattacatgtttatttgtcttatatattctaaacattttttattaaaataagtatttacgaGAACAAACGTGAATATTAggaatttataacaaaaaatcaattatgaaaatgtcCTTCATAATGTTGTTATAGGCTTCATGCGATTCAAGACGAATTTAAACACCAATCGTGGAGATTCCTTTTAAGAGATCATACTCCCTCCTAAGAGTGAAAATTGAGattgatgaaatattataacaataaaaatgaactattttgtattttccagatttcatatttatacttgCCATTTTGATAAGAGAAAAGAGGGAAATTTGAACTATGTTGAGTACCCTCATTATCCATTAGGCCCCTAAAATCACATTATTAAGTAAGACGAAACGgctatttactatataatatttgaatattttgatccttttgttgtttgttttcATCAGCTGTATCTCCCTTCAGTTTTTTCCTCAAGTAAgcactctatattttttatctctatgggtCAAACACATTGTTTTGCTAGACAAGGGCAGAATAGTAGTCTGCCGTATTAATAAATGTAGATTGAGTATGTTctactttgtttttctttttcatacctacaagcataaagtattaaaataagatAGAAGTCTACTAATTATATTGTCCCAGAATTATGGAACGATGATTTTTTGATGAGGTCATTAGCATGACTAGCTTTTAAAATCTAGTATATTTTCTCTCagctattttcattaattttcataagttgaatgatgtataatttaaaacaactaACTTTACGTATTAATTCGATATTATGAACTTATAAGCTATTACATAGGactttgacttttaaaataattaagggCCTTCGTTTAGAAttagtgttattattattttttttaatggtcttTTTATTGCTAACGctaatggagttgcactgattaagtataagtaaacattatagtattacaattgtGTCCAATACTTGCGTCATCTGACTTAGGAactttgaagtctatatacataaagtatattttttatctatgcACGCTAACCTCCGCACATTGACTtcaaagagaataatttatcccaattGCCTGTCCATCGATCTACGTTGTTCCCTATTTGTGTGATTTAATAGTCAGTCATTGGTAAGATTATCAATGTAtgtaatatacctatataataataaataacgattctctaaataataattaacagttggtaacaagaaaaatacagaagagaAGCTACCATAGTTTTCTTTCCCTTTTGTTAGTCGAGGATgtgagttaataaaaaaactagtcATCTGGCCATTTGGCTGTTGAAAAATGTAcgtaacaattttttattcattgctATCTCAACCTCTCATAGTTATTTGTGTACAAGCAAtctattaataagtaaaaaactacttcataattattaactatataagacctaaaaaggaaaggaatttcccttgtaaataaatacaccAATTGCTTCAGTAGTGCATATTGACAATTctaattttacttttgtatatttataaccttATAGGCAATCCATATTTTAagcttgtaaaataattatatttactcataatattttaataactcatTCAATGAATTAGGTGggtatatttgtattatattacgCTTATGGAATCTGTATACAGTCTATTTTACTTTCAAGTAACAAGTTGCTGTacgataaaaatatgaaatatttctatttatttagagAACGTATGCTCAGTACTAACAACTAATACACTTGTATCAGAATACaggtaaaaagttatattatttactccGTTACAACATTAAAAAGAGCTTAACATTATGGAAATAAGTTAAAGGATTTACAAGCTGTGTGGATTGACTTGAAGaagaattgaaatattattagcGTGAAACTTTAAAGGAATGATTATATTGGAGTGTGCGTGGATCAGTTTACATGAGAATCTAGTATCTACTACCCTGCTCGACTTTAACTTCTTTGTTACTTtagaatacataatatattagtgATTTAAACATTCTATTAATACATCCATAGCAAGGACtatgtaagtttttattttgttactaaTTAAGTAGTAGTATTATATGTTCAGTctattaatcataatatatatgtatttgccGTTTAGAAATGTGTCATCACAATTTGGTGTAACGTCTAATtaaaacatatgtttttttagtaaatgaaaagaagaaattatatatagtgaaaaacatttatatcaatGTCAATTGAAATAGCTGATTTAATCAATTATGGAGTTATGTAATACAATGAACCCATCTCACggtgaaacattttttatgtttctagGTCCCAAGAAATAAAACAGGAATCTTCAAAGTTAGAAGGTCCTAGTGGACATTCTTTACACGAAATAAAGTGGTATCATCCAGACAAAGATACCAAGGGCCTAGTTTATTTATGCCATGGATACGATGAACACATTCAATACTATGAAGAAATTGGAAAACAATTGGCTGAAAGAGGCTTTTTAGCTTTTGGTCATGATCATCCCGGTCATGGGAAGAGCTCAGGTCCATACCTTCAAGCAAATTCATTTGAAAAGGACTATGCAGATAATGTCATCTTCAGCTGCGAaagtaaaaataaggaattcaATGAAAAAGTTCCTCTTTACATCATAGGACATTCCATGGGAGGTCTTATCGCATTCCGTGCGATTATCAAACGGCCAGAATTATTCAAAGCAGCTGTTCTCATGGGTGCTGCTCTAATGTTACCTCCTGAACAAACATCATATCTTAAAGTTGCAGCTATTAAGTTCGTAAACTATTTTCTACCAAATTTATCCATCGGAAAATTATGTCCTGACGAAATTACAAGAGATAAAGAGCTTCTAGAACAGATTAAAAATGATCCTCTCCGTGGGAGAGCTGGAGTAAAAGCAAGTTTTGGATGTGCTTTTATGGATGAAATTATAAACATTGAGAGAAGATTAGGAGAAGTTAGATTACCAGTCCTTGTACAATATGGAGAAAATGATACCATCATCCCACCTACAGCATCAGAGATAATTTTTGACGCAATTTCCTCTACAGATAAAGAAAAGCACAAATATTCAAATGCTTTTCACAATCTCTATTATGAAATACCAGAAGTACGAAATGAAGCTATTCAAGAGGCAGTTGCATGGAtagaaaatcataattaatccACGTTCGTTCATCAGTATTAGAACAAAATACTACCTTTATCATTATGtagttcatttaattttgtattttgtctaCTTATGCgtcatttttatatcaattcacttttaactaatttattttatttgacgtTACTTGTCTTTCTAtagaatttattatattgtcaatatgttcttatgatatttttaactgttttctttttttacttaacttatatcaattataatattttaaagccttttagtattttatggagaaatcaaaataaatatcattattcaatattatgttttaattcgATTAAAAGTTGTAAATACTTCCATATTGTGTAAAAGAGTATCTAAAAACTGTAGCCATTTATATGATGATTACAACACCAGAgatgtaattatgaatttagTATTTCTATAGGTagtataattaactatttatttcaattcgtattttaaaaataaattaataactaactatttataaagtaatcataCAATTTGTGTTGTATTGACCATGTGTCAACAAACTTCAATTGATAgtgataattcttttttagatataatgCAGGGAATAATATCCCATCATTAAGCtttattattgaagtttaatgtgaaaaaagttaaatgaacTATCTATTCTTAGATTCTGAACATTATCTACTAAGGTCTAATATCAGTTGTTAGTCGTTAATACATATCATGAACTATATTAATTGTGAGCAAATTTTATCTCtagttatacttttttatatttattagtagatTAAGTAAGCtttcatttactaaaaaatagtgTTAAAATGCCTTAAATTGATAAGgttctaattttaaaactttttttatcaagtcTACACTACTCCTTTTTgtgaaacaataattatatccaggaaaagaaataacataagataacattttttttactgaaaggGACATATGTATAGTTTTGAATAAACAAGcgaatattaaaaatctattttaaattatgtgttAGATAATTAGtctgtatttacatataaaaaacagaGTTTGTATCTGTGTCCTTTATGCATGCCCACTTTGTTGAACCTAAGAGGCTGAAATTTTCCATGGGCTCTTCTTTTGAACTTAGTCAGGTTAAGAAGGGGtgccaatttttttgattaccaaaacacaaaaaccgttttttggagctcaaggagactacataggggttgagttataagtCAAAAAGTGAGTGGCgtcttaaaaaacaactatacgacagactgtattttctaaatttattccaaatgaaaaaagttatgggtaaaaataataataaatcggcgaaaattgtaatttcgtttatttcaggtgcaaaaaaatgaaattccaaggaaatattggattcgtaaatcaaataaagttagtAGAAATTTCTATAgagatttgtttgcatataaattttactcataaaaattggtgagatattgaaatatctgtcattttcaaaataattttttttttttttttttttttcatcaaacgtcaggagtaccacaaaacgatgcatttaatacataaaatttttaaactcaAACTGATAAccaaagtattttcaatttccggaacattttataacataatttttccaatatgtGCAAagatgaaccagttatcgagtattatttttcgacgacattattctccataattttgtttttgcaagtcaaaaaaaaaaatattggtaggtttttatttctctttacaatataaataaatgctattcactacttttttttcaaaataagtataaaatagattttttccaattttatttgcgaatttcgatttggcaatattttgacaaaaataaaaaaaggactttttatctagataattttttttatgcatatatgttggtatctTATTTGGAGTCAATtacataatctattttttttttaattcataataatacatttattataatgcTTGCCcgcattaataataataattaataactaagtaataagaaataatattgaacattgtcagtgtgatttcccgctccctccttcACACAAGCAACGCttgtaatacaaaaacaaaaacaatatttgttttaatctttga from Lepeophtheirus salmonis chromosome 1, UVic_Lsal_1.4, whole genome shotgun sequence includes these protein-coding regions:
- the LOC121129383 gene encoding monoglyceride lipase, whose protein sequence is MSQEIKQESSKLEGPSGHSLHEIKWYHPDKDTKGLVYLCHGYDEHIQYYEEIGKQLAERGFLAFGHDHPGHGKSSGPYLQANSFEKDYADNVIFSCESKNKEFNEKVPLYIIGHSMGGLIAFRAIIKRPELFKAAVLMGAALMLPPEQTSYLKVAAIKFVNYFLPNLSIGKLCPDEITRDKELLEQIKNDPLRGRAGVKASFGCAFMDEIINIERRLGEVRLPVLVQYGENDTIIPPTASEIIFDAISSTDKEKHKYSNAFHNLYYEIPEVRNEAIQEAVAWIENHN